In one window of Spartinivicinus marinus DNA:
- a CDS encoding SoxR reducing system RseC family protein has protein sequence MVEEHGIVTAIDKSGGVWVETQQQSVCGQCAANKGCGHKLLNKLPSRQVVSASSIKVRSDYSLQVGDAVVIGIPENTLVKGSLLVYLLPLVFMLFTCWLLKWQGYQEQVTILFGFVSLFLSFYLLRKIINKTSFQQSLEPSVLKVLVPIQDTESPLVTSL, from the coding sequence ATGGTTGAAGAGCACGGAATTGTAACAGCTATTGATAAAAGTGGTGGTGTTTGGGTTGAAACTCAACAGCAATCAGTATGTGGCCAATGTGCTGCAAATAAAGGTTGTGGCCATAAGCTGTTAAATAAACTGCCGTCTAGACAAGTTGTTTCTGCTTCCTCTATTAAGGTGAGAAGCGATTATTCTCTGCAAGTGGGCGATGCAGTTGTTATTGGAATTCCTGAAAATACCTTAGTTAAGGGTTCATTGTTAGTTTATTTATTACCTTTGGTATTTATGTTGTTTACCTGCTGGCTACTGAAGTGGCAAGGCTATCAAGAGCAGGTCACTATCCTATTTGGTTTTGTCAGTTTGTTTCTGAGTTTTTATTTGTTACGAAAAATTATTAATAAAACATCTTTTCAACAATCACTGGAGCCGTCAGTGCTAAAGGTTTTGGTGCCTATTCAAGACACTGAAAGCCCATTAGTGACTTCCTTATAA